Genomic window (Sulfurovum sp. NBC37-1):
GGTATAGAGCTTGTACTCCTGTACCTCCACCACTTCGCCAAAAGCCTTGTTGTCGGCATGCTCCCTGTGGTAAATGAAAAGTCTCGGTAGATAAAAAAGCATTGCCATCCAACTTGTAAAACTCATGACGTGAAATGCCAGTATCCATGTATAATATGCCATCTTTCAATCCTTCAAAATCGTAAAATCTTTTTTGCTGTAAATGACCAGCTGTAACTTCTTATAATACCCAAGATGTGCATAGTCTATCTTGATTTTTGACCCGTTTTGGGGTGTAAGTTTCCGGTTTTTGAAATAGAGGGATATCTTTTTGCCATTGACGTACAAATACCCATTTTTAACCACACCCACAAGATTACGTACCACCTCATTCTGTTTCATCACATCCAGAGAAGCATAATAAGGTATCAGGTCAGCCGTACCTTTTTCTTTCAGTTTGACCAGTGCCATGATCTCTTTGAGTCCTTTGTAGGTCGATATCTCCTGTACACGAAGGTCGAGCTTCATCCCCTCTTTCATACCCTTTACTACGCCAAATATAAAAATACCCCGTCCTTTTGGTGACTGTTTAACCACGGCATAACGCCCCCGCTTCAGGATGACTACAACATCCTCAAGTACAATAGGATGGTCCAGTTGATTCATTTTGTAAAGATCTTCGATACTACCCACAGTTGCTTTCTCCGGCATATCTTTTACAGAAGGAATATACGGTTTTGTATCGAATATCGCATAGACCGGGAGATGGTCGGAATACCCCCTGCCCGTATGTTTCCCGTTCTTGATCTGCCAGCGGTTGATATACCCTTTTGAAGTAAAGAGTCGGTCAGTCTTGAAAACCCTGAAAGAGTTGTTGACATAGTCAATGCCTTTACCATCGAACATCGAAGGCGGCAGCAAGATATGGTCAAGTGTACTCCTGTGTCCGTAGAACCTGTGGCTCCATCTCTCTTTGTAAGACAGCTCATTCCAGGTGCTGTAGTGCATTCCTTCAGGGGCTTTGCGTATTTGGGATTTACTGATGAGTTTATTGTTGTCAATCGTTTTCAGTATGTGATTGATCCCGGTCTTTCCCTGTGTATCATTCAGTTTTTTTGGCAGTGTCAGGTAGGCATCGTAGTTGGAGTTGAGATCTCCGAGGATTATGTACTCTTTGCTTGCCGGCATGGACAAGATACGTTTTTCAAGTGTCCTGGCATAGGCGATCCGTTTGCTCTCAACCCCTTTCCTGCTTTTAGACTTCCAGTGATTGGCAAAGATCGTCAGAGGATACCCGTCGACCTCTGCTTCCACTTCCAGGATGTTACGGACATAGGGAGAAAAGCTTACCTGAAGGTCCCTATGCTTTTTGAGAGGAAAACGAGACAGAAGCGCCACCTGGATGGGTGCGCCTTTTTTATGGGTAATCGCGCTGTATCGGTAGGGGCAGCCTACTCTCTTGAGTCTTTTCTGTAAAGCATTGAAAACACTTTCATTCTCTATTTCCTGCAACGCCACGATGTCGGCATCGAGATCGCAAAGTACTTCGGTTGTATGGTCAAGTTTGATCTCGGCCATACGTTTCGTCCAGTTGTGTTTCCCCGGGATATACTCCTCATATTCCGTTCCCTGATGGTTTGCATCAAAAAGGTTCTCAACATTGTAGGAAGCCACTTTGAAGGGTTTGGAAAAAAGCAGGAGGGGGAACAGTAAGAAAACAAGATAGCGCAAAGGTGATCTTTTCAGTTTATCGAAACATTTTGCTTAGCATGTCCATTGGGTTTCCCGAACCACCCATCATCTGGTCTACAATGTTGTTCTCTCCTGAAGTAACCCGGTCTATCACCTGTGGCAATGCATCCGCCAATGCTTTTTTGGCACTTTCTTCTCCTACGCCAAGTTCCTGGGCAAAGGTACTTACACGCTCTTCTCCAAGCAGATCAGGAACTTTTTCCGGATCAATCGCTTTGTTCTCACCGTTACCCAGCCATGAACCGACAATCTCACCAAGAC
Coding sequences:
- a CDS encoding YidB family protein; the encoded protein is MDMNELFKMGASLIEGNSDDATTGLDLENITTALSKILTHGDGNIDLASILTKLSSNGLGEIVGSWLGNGENKAIDPEKVPDLLGEERVSTFAQELGVGEESAKKALADALPQVIDRVTSGENNIVDQMMGGSGNPMDMLSKMFR
- a CDS encoding endonuclease/exonuclease/phosphatase family protein, which encodes MRYLVFLLFPLLLFSKPFKVASYNVENLFDANHQGTEYEEYIPGKHNWTKRMAEIKLDHTTEVLCDLDADIVALQEIENESVFNALQKRLKRVGCPYRYSAITHKKGAPIQVALLSRFPLKKHRDLQVSFSPYVRNILEVEAEVDGYPLTIFANHWKSKSRKGVESKRIAYARTLEKRILSMPASKEYIILGDLNSNYDAYLTLPKKLNDTQGKTGINHILKTIDNNKLISKSQIRKAPEGMHYSTWNELSYKERWSHRFYGHRSTLDHILLPPSMFDGKGIDYVNNSFRVFKTDRLFTSKGYINRWQIKNGKHTGRGYSDHLPVYAIFDTKPYIPSVKDMPEKATVGSIEDLYKMNQLDHPIVLEDVVVILKRGRYAVVKQSPKGRGIFIFGVVKGMKEGMKLDLRVQEISTYKGLKEIMALVKLKEKGTADLIPYYASLDVMKQNEVVRNLVGVVKNGYLYVNGKKISLYFKNRKLTPQNGSKIKIDYAHLGYYKKLQLVIYSKKDFTILKD